The Balneola vulgaris DSM 17893 DNA window TATACCCAGGGTTTATAGATGGCATGGCATATACAGGAGCAAAACGCCCTGAGCAGCCAGAACGCCCAAGAAATTTATTTACACCAGATCCTCCAAATGAATATGCTGGTATCACTCCAGAGAAGCATGTTGTTGATCAAATCGTAATCGATGATGCAAGCATCAGCAGTATGCGTAAACTCGGATTCACAGTTTCTCACACTGTACCTTATGGTAGAATGTTACCAGGATCTGGTGCTCTTTTACTTCTTACTGAGAAAGAACATGCAGATTTAATGCTTCTTCAAGAAGATGTATCGCTTTACACTCAATTTGCAGGCGCTCCAGGTGCTTACCCAGGTAACACCTTAGGTATTATGGCGAAGTTTAGAAACTTGTACCGTAATGCAGAGCTGTCTAAACAACATTCAGAGATGTATGCAAGTGGTCCAGCGGGTATGGAACGCCCAACCCGCGATCGTACACTTGAAGCTTTCTATCCTGTTGTTGCTAAGCAAAAGCCAATTTTCTACAACGCGAACACCGCTCTTGAAGCACGTAGAGCCATCCGCTTGAAAAACGAATTAGGCTTCAACTTAGTAATTGGTAACCTTCAACAAGGTTGGGATTTAGTGGATGCTATTAAGAATAGCGGAACTCAAGTGTTCATGTCTTTAGAGCTTCCTGAAGAGCCAAAAGAAGCTAAAGAAGAAGATCAAACCGAAGAAGTAAAGCAACTTGAAGAGCGCCGCATGGAGTTCTACAAAAGATATCTAACGCAATATGCTGAAATGAAAAAAGCAGGCGTTAAATTTGGTTTCTCAACCATCGATGCTTCTGCAGGTAAAATCAAAAAGAACTTAAAAACGCTTCTAGATTACGGAATGACCGAAGATGATCTTCTAGCGGCTCTTACTATCGACGCTGCTGAACTATTGGGCATCAACACCATTACTGGTAGTCTTGAGAAAGGAAAACTTGGTAATGCTGTAATCACAAAAGGGGCGTACTTCGCAGATGACTCTCAAGTGAAATACGTATTCGTTGATGGCGATAAATTCGATTTCGAAGTCAAAGAAAAGAAAGCGAATGGCGAAAACGCAGCTCCTGCAAATGCTGAAGCGATTGTTGGAACATGGTCGTACACAGTAATGTCGCCAGAAGGTGAGCAAGGTGGTAAGATGATTATCCGTATGGAAGATGGCTTCTTAGCGGGTACTTTAACCAGCAACGACGGAAGCCCTGATAATGATATGCAAAATATCAGCTTCAGAGATGGTGAATTAAATTTTGAATTCAGCATCGACGCTGGTGGCCAATCAGTATTAGTATTAGTAAGCGGCCCCGTAACTGGCAACGAATTTGATGGCGAAGCAACCGTTGAGCAATTCAACGTTTCTTTCCCTCTCCGAGCTACAAAAGATGAGGCTAAATAAGATGAAAGCACTTAACATGAAGAAAAGCACATTATTGATCGCATTCGTCCTGCTTGTAACTTCTGTAGTTCAAGCTCAGGTTAAGAAAGGCGATGTACTTATTAAAAATGCTACGGTGATTACAATCACCAACGGTACTTTAGAGAACACGGACGTTTTAATCCGTGATGGAAAAATTGATAAAATTGGAAAGAGTATTAAAACTCCACGTGGCGTTGAAGAAGTAGATGCTACTGGGAAGTTTGTAATGCCGGGTATCCTTGATGCTCACTCTCACATTGCAGGTACTTCAATTAACGAAGGAACTAGCCAAGTTACTGCCGAAGTAACCATGGAAGATGTAGTGAACCCAATGGATGTTTCCATTTACCGAGCACTTGCAGGTGGTGTAACTTCGATTCACCTAATGCATGGTTCTGCCAACGTAATTGGCGGCCAAAATGAAACGCTAAAACTTCGTTACGGTTCTACCAACCCCGACGATCTACGTTTTGAAGGCGCTCCAAGAACTATCAAGTTTGCGCTAGGTGAAAACCCAACGCGTGGCGGTAGAGCTCGTGGAATACAACCTCAAAGTAGAATGGGTGTTGAAGCAATGCTTCGTAATTCATTCTCTGAAGCTCTTGTTTACAAAAAGAAGTGGGATGCTTACCGCAAGGATAAAAGCTCTAAGAAAGTAGCTCCTGAATATAACCTCAGAATGGAGACACTTGTTGATATCCTTGAAGGTGAAATTCTAGTACACTGTCACTCTTATAGAGCCGACGAAATCTACATGCTACTTAAAGTATTTAGTGATTTTGGTATCGAGAAGTTAACTTTTCAGCATGCCAACGAAGCTTACAAAGTAGCTCCTGAATTAGCTGAATTTGGTGCAGGTGCATCGGTATTCGCTGATTGGTGGGCATACAAACTTGAGGTATACTACTCTACTGCATACAACGCTGCTATTCTAACTAAGAATGGTGTTAATACTTCCATTAACTCAGATTCTGGTGAACTTATTCGTCACCTTTTCCACGAAGCTGCTAAAACTCAAAAGTATGGTCAGTTAAGCGATAACGAAGCTCTTGCTCTTATCACAATCAACCCAGCTAAGCAGTTAGGCATCGACCATCGTGTTGGATCTATCGAAGAAGGCAAAGATGGTGATATCGCAATCTTTGAAGGCCACCCACTATCAACTTACGCTATTCCAGTAATGACATTTGTTGACGGTGTGAAGTATTTCGATCGTGATAATGACGTGAAAGATCAACGTATCTACATCGATCCTGAATCTACTATTGAAACGGTTCAGATTTTTGATGCGCACTCACAACACAGATGCATGGAAGATGCTGAAGTGGTGAATTTCTACGACCTCTTTAACAATAAATAGGAACTGATATGAAAAAGTTTTTATCCATAGTTTTTGTACTCACCTTTATTCCGTTGCTCACATTTGGGCAAATCGGACAAGATGTAGTGAGGAAAGCAAGAGGTGCTAAATTTGCCCTTACCAATGCTAAGATTTACACCGTTACCAATGGTGTTATCGAAAATGGTACTATTGTAATCAACAACGGTATTATTGAAGCGGTTGGAGCTAATATTAACATTCCAAGTGATGCCGAAGTAATCAATTACAACGGCCAAGAGATTTACCCAGGAATGATTGATTCGGGTACTCAACTTGGTTTAAGTGAAATTGGCAGTATTGCTGAAGCAAAAGATTTCCGTGAATTTGGAAATATCACTCCACAAATGCAGGCATTAACGGCTGTAAACCCTAATTCAGTAGCAATTCCTGTTACGCGTGTAAGTGGTGTTACAACAGCTCTAACTATGCCATCAGGTGGGTTATTACCTGGTACCGCAGCAACCATTAATTTGTTTGGGTATACTCCAGATCAAATGTTTGCTGGTTCAAAAGGTATTGTAATGAATTTCCCTTCTTCTGCTAATCGCGGATGGAGACGTCGTTCGCCTGAAGAGCTTAAAAAAGCTCAGGAAAAGGCACTCGAAACCTTGAATGACACTTGGGATAAGGCTGAGCTTTATGCTAAAATTCAGAATACTCCTGAAGCGCGTTACTACCCAGAAATGGAAGCTCTTGCTAAAGTAGTTAACGGCGAATTAAATCTTTATATCGAAGTTGATGCAGCTAAAGACATCCTTGCGGCTATCGACTGGGTTAAAGATCGTGGCTACGAAAAAGTAGTATTCACTGGCGTATCTGAAGGCTGGAGAGTTGCTGATGAGATTGCAAAAGCAGGCATCCCTGTTATCACAGGTCCTGTGCAATCTATCCCAACTCGTCAATCTGATGCTTACGATTCAGCATACCGTAACCCTGGTGTTATGCAGAAAGCTGGTGTTAAAGTAGCCATTCGTTCAAACGACACTGAGAATTCTCGTAACCTTCCATACCACGCTGGTTTTGCCGCTGCTTATGGAATGGGCCGTGAAGAAGCTCTTAAAGCAATCACCATTAATGCTGCCGAAATTATGGGCGTAGGTGATCAAATTGGTTCTATTGAAGTAGGTAAGAAAGCAAACTTATTCATCGCAACCGGTGATCCTTTCGAAACAGCTACTCAAATCGTTGATGTATTCATTGATGGGTACCAAGTTCCAATGACGAGCCGTCACATTGAACTATATGAAGAGTTCTTAAACCGTACTCCTGGCTTAAACAAACATAAAGCCATTACCGACGGTCAATAGTATTAGATCTATTTTTATCTAATGATTTCAAAAGCGACTCCCCTTCGGAGTCGCTTTTTTTATTTCATCATATTTTAAATGGATATCCATATACTTAAGCATCTTAACATTGGCACATTTCTAATCCATATAATCCTATGAACAAGAACCTACTGTATTTACTGCCACTTGGAATATTTCTACTCACAACTTGTAGCAAAAAAAACACCTCCCCTCACCACCCTATCATTGAGCCTTACTTCACGATTATAGATCAGGAATTTGATGAAAGTCAGGCACTCCAAACAGTAGCTTACGTAGAGCAGTTTTTCAGAGTAGTAGGAAACGAAGGGTTCAACAAATCTATCTTTTATGTAGAGAAAGAATTACAAAGCGCGGGTTTCGTTAATGAAGATGTTGCTGAAGAAGATGATCGCCTTACTTATAGAATTGAAGAGCGCCCTCTAGAACGCCAAACGTGGGAACCCGTAGGTGCCTCATTATCCCTTGAAGATGGAACTGAGATTCTCAATTTCGAAACGAATCGAAATATGATTGCCATCAACTCATACAGTACAGGGAATCCCGAAACTTATGAAGTGGTTAATGTTGGTAGTGGACGTGAACTCAACTTCGATCAAGACATAAAAGGCAAAGTAGTTTTTGGGGAAACCTCGGTACGCTATCTCTTTAACGAAGCTGTTCTCAAACGTGGTGCAGCTGGTGTTTTGGCCTACAGAATGCCGAGCTATACTAATCCTGAAGTAAACCAAACTTCAATTCAATTCTCAGGAATAACCTTAGATGAGCAATCTCGTTCATTCGGTATTCTACTATCATATGCTGCTAAAGAAGCTCTACTTAAAAGTATAGAAAATGGCGATGACCAGATCACGGTAGATATCACCACCAACATTTATCCTTCTACTGAATTAACCGTTGTTGCAGAACTCAAAGGAAGTACACATCCAGATGATCGGTTTGTATTTAGTGCTCATGTGCAAGAACCCGGTGCAAATGATAATGCCTCTGGAGTTGGAGCCTTAACCGAAGTAGCCCTCACAAGTGCTCGTCTTTTTGCCGATGGAAAAATCAACCCAGAACGAACTATCACTTATTTGTTTGGGGATGAAATCATATCCACACGTCGTTTTATTGAAGAAGATAGTGTTCGTGCTGAAACGATTAAATGGGGCATGAGTTTAGACATGGTAGGCGAAGACACTGAGAAAACAGGGGGTTCATTTTTAATAGAAAAGATGCCTGATCCAGGCGCTATCTGGGTTCGAGGAAACGAAAAGCACACCGAATGGGGTGGTCGCATACTTTCTAAAGAGGATATGATGCCGCATTACTTCAATGACTTTGTGTTAAACCGATTTATTGAGCAAGGCCAAGCCAAAAATTGGACTGTAAATGTAAACCCATATGAAGGTGGTAGCGATCATGTACCATTCCTTCGAAATGATATACCTGGCCTCCTACTATGGCACTTTACCGATCAGTTTTATCACACCGATAATGATAGAATTGATAAAGTATCTCCTCAAACACTGAAAAATGTTGGCACAGGAGCATTAATTACTGCCTTAACCCTTACGGGAAGCCAAGAAGAAGCCTTTAACTTAGTGCTTTCGGAGATTAAAGAAGCCGCATTAAATCGCTTGAATGTAGAGTTTGAACTCAGCAAAGATGAGCTTTCGAATAATGGTAGCATAGCTGAAGAAAAAGATATTCTATCTACATGGAGCACTTGGTATCAAGATTCAGCTGAAAGAACGATTGATATACTTAGCAATCCTTCGAGTGCGCAGATTCAACAAATTAGTGAAGTGGTAACTGCAATTCAAAACGAGGAACAACAACTCCTCAATGCGTTAGAGAATTAGACATAAAAAAGTCCCGAAGAAATACATCTATCGGGACTTTCCATCAACAAAACTGCTTTTCTAAATTATCTTAAGCCGTTTGGCAGGCCTTTACAGATTCGGCTTACTGCATCATGGCTGTGCAGGCTTTCTAAATGTGCGCAACGTACCACGAAATCACGGATGCTGTTATAACTATCCAATTCTTCATAGAGTAATCGAGCGGCATCTTCTACAAATTTCTGATATGCTCCATTCAACTCCGCGAAAGCCTGTTCATCTTCACGCTTCACCATCACTTGTGTTTCCGTCTTCAGTGCGTTTCTACAAATCTGAACTAAGTCTTCTACCAAAAAAGCATCTTGTAGAGCTACCGTTATTTCTGCAACACTTCGTTGACTGTGCGGAATTGCTGCCACTCCCCTCGTTTCACGAGCATGCTCTGCTAATTCGTATGAACATGGACATGCACTGCTATATACAAAATTGAGATGCATGTGCTTCGTAAACCGATCATAATTATCGAGTCGACCTTCCCAAGCTACATCATAATACTGATAGCCTTCCATTCCAGAACGTAAACTTTCCATGAGCAATGGATAGCTAAAACTAAGGCGCAGAAAGGATTCCTGACTTTCCAATTGAGTTTTATACGCCTTTAAAATCTCTTCCAACAAATCTATGGTAAATACGCGGTCTTTAAACTCATAAAAGGTTCGCATGATACGACTCATGTTGATTCCTTTTTTCCCAGCCTCTAAACTCACATATCCATCTACCGACACTTCTAAAACTAAAGGAGCGCCTTCTCTCGTCTTAATATGGAGGGGTAACTTAAAATTTGAAATACCCACCTGTTGAATTGGCACGTTTGCCCCTTCAATCAACGATGAAGGTCCATTTTGTAAATCAGGTAACGACTTTTTGTAGTCATCGGAAACAGTAAAAGTAGGATCGTAAAATCGCTTAACAGATTTGGTAATCATAAGTAGTGTAGATGAATAGTTTTAAAAAGCTTTATAAGGACAATACTCTGCTATATTTCGTTCTGTCTCGTACAATTTCACAGAATATAATACAGCCCCATCGGCAGCTACTTTTTCTACTTCTTCTTTGAGTTGCTCATAAAATGCTTTCACCAAATTTTCTGACGTTGGTAGAATTCCTTCAAGAAAAGGCACATCAAGATTGAGGTTCCTGTGGTCGCACGGCTCCGTAATCTTCACTCTTATAATTTCTTTTAGTTCTCCCAAGTCGATTACATAGCCCGTTTCTGGATCAGGTGTGCCGGCTACGGTTACTTTAATCACATAATTGTGACCATGCCAGTTAGGGTAGTTACACTTCCCAAATGTAGCCTTATTCCATTCATCACTTTTTTGAGGATTATGAAGACGATGTGCGGCGTTAAAATGTGCTTTCCGAGTTACAAATATCACAGATGTATGTCTTTAATTATTGAATCTTAGAAACCAATCTGTTGGTGACTAGGTTCCAAAAATAATTATCATCTGCTATACATCCTATTTCCAATATCTGTTATACATTGTGTACCAATGTATTGAGTAGCAAAAAAAAGAGAGTTACGATTCCTCATAACTCTCCTGTGATCAGCACACCTCACAAGAAGCTTGTGAGACGTAATATGTTTAAAAAACGTTGTTTTGGATTAGTTGTCGTTCCAACGAACCCAAGCACCAGTAGCCCAGTTAGTTGAACCGAAAGCACCAACATGAGTAGCGCTAGTGTTGAAGAAACCATCGCTTGGTGGGGTTGCACCAGTCACTGGGTTTGCAACTGAGAAATCAAAAGTTGATGCACTTGTGAATCCAGGGTCTTGCTCCATAGTTACCGCACCGAAGTCGGTAGAATCTGCAGAGTTAGCGAAACCGCCGTTATTCCACACAATAGTATTATCGATAGAAAGAGCAGTTGGGAACGCAGCACGAGTGTCATCTTCGATTTTGAATGATAGCGATTCGAAGTCAGTAATGATGAAGTTCTCTAGCTCACCTTCAAACTCTTCTCTTAAACGCATGCCGTAGTTTTTATCTTCAGCATCTTTGGTTGAACCATCTTGCGTTAAGCCAACTAAGGTTACGTTGTATAGTGTTGGTGAAGTCGCATTTCCAGAACCAAGCGTCTTACGTCCATCACTTTCAAAACCATTATCAGCACCTGCAGTTTGAACCGCTAACCAGTACTGACCTTTACCATTCCAACCTTCATCCATATCGAATGAATCATCATCGTTGAATGCAGAGATTAAGTACTTCGCGTTTACAGAACCACCGAACCACTCGAATCCATCATCCGTACATTTGTACACTTGGATGTACTCTAAAGTAGTGCCACTACCTACCGAGTATAGTGATAGTCCATTAAGCTCCGATCCTTCCACAAAAGAGAATCCTACGTACTCGATACGAACATACTTAAGGATACCGCTATCGTCGGCATTGTTAGAACCACCGTACTGAATTGCATCCGGAAGACCTTCAACTTCACCACGTCCACCTTCGATGTTGTTGATCCCTTCACCAGCAAGTACGATACCGCCCCAGTCGCCTGGTTGTTTTTCCGCTCTTGCAGAAGTGAATACGATAGGATTTGAAGCTGTACCTTCAGCTACTAAACGACCACTTGCACGAGGAGTCTCGAAGTTACTCTCATCAGCAGGAAGAGTAATAATAGCTCCAACATCATCAATGTTATTATTGTGATAAGTAAAACTTACCGTAACACCTGGCTCAATAGTTAGTGTAACGCCTGGTAATACATAATACTGCCCAGTTAGCGTCATATCTGCTGCCCAAGTAGTATCATTTGCAATCACTGTTCCCGGCAGTGAAGCATATAGTTCAGGAATTTCATTTCCCTCGTCGCCACCTGTGCTGCTATCTTTACAAGATGCAAAGGTGATAGATAGTGCAACTGCGAATAGTGCTAGAAGCTTGATGTTGGATTTCATAGTTATATTATTGTTGATGTATTTAAGTTGTATGTATTAGTTAAATGAATAGCTAAATCCGATTGAAAAAGTAGTTCCGACTTCATAGCGATTGGTAATCACATCACCCTGCTTATACTCCACGTGATCACCTAAAATATTTTCGATGCTCGCATTTAAAGATGCTTTTCCTAAGTTCTTCGTGAAATTGAGATCTAATTTGTGGAAGGGTTGTTCAAACTCATCATCAGGCTGCTCATTATTACCTACTGCTGAAATGCGCTTCCCAAATGTGTTGTACGACAGTGTCAACTCACCGTCAATATTCTTTAATAAGTAGTATGCGTTTGCATTGAATGTGTATGGCGACTGACCAAACATGGCACGTTCAGAGTTAGCTTGTCTACCAGTGGCAGCACCATCTTCATAATTAACGCCAGAGATGATATAAGACAAGTTGGTGCTAAATCTTAAACGCTCTGTTAGGTTCTTACGTCCTTCGAGCTCAACACCATACAATTCAGCAGAATCAACATTATCATATCTCACTTCATTGTTTTGCGTGATGCGGTAGAATAGCTCAATAGGATTTTCGAATTGCTTGTAGAATACACTAAATGCTAATAGCTCGCCTACATTCGGGTAAGTCTCGATACGTAGATCGTAGTTTTGGATTTTAGTTCTCTCTAGACCCGGATTACCATAAACCGTACGTCCACCCACAAAATCTTGGAAGTTAAAATTCGACAGCTCACGGAATTCAGGACGTGCAAGAGTGATTGAAACCGCACCTCTGATGTTGGTATTGTCGTTTAAGCGGTAGGTTGCATTGAATGCTGGTAAGAAATCCGTTTCATCAATTAATACTTCATCATTAATGAACTGAGCCGAATTCTCCACTCTTAGGCCTGTCACAATATTCCATTTTTCACTTGGCGACCAGTTCACAGAAGCATAAGCAGCAGCTAGCTCTTGGTAGCCTTCATAAGAATCACGAGAACTCGAACTTTCAATAAGATCTAGTTTTCCATCTTCAACATTTTGAGCCGTAAAAATCTGCTCAGGCGACATTGACTTCTCATCAGTTGGGAAATTGTTACCTAAATCTTGGTAAACCAATTTATATGACTCAAAAGAACGGTCTTTAATCAGCCCAAATGCTCCAAATTTCACTGTGAAAGGGCTGAGTGGCTTGAACTCATAATCTAGCTTAGCTGAATAGTTATTGTCGTCTTGAAGCGAAAAGAAATGCGTGTTTCCTCTGAATGGGAAAATAACTTGGTAAGCGCCAGCATCCGTTTCACCGTACTGCGTTGTTCTACGATCTGGAAGATCACGTACTGCTTTTGAATACGAGAGATCAAGATCTAATTTCGACTCCATAAGCGACTGCTTGTACGTTTCTAGCTTTAAAGAAGAAGAATAAATCGCACGGCGGTCAAACTCAGCAACTGTTTGGCGGTTATCATTATCGAAGTTGTAATAGCTTCCATTGATCACCGAATAAGTATTGTTCGAAGAGTTTGAGTATAAATTCTTCAAGCCAATTTTAGTAACCGAGGATGGCTTGATGAATACATTCATCATGGCACTTAGATTCGTCGACTCAACACCCGTATTTCGTAAGTAGTCGGAACCTAAGAGTACTACATCAGAAGTTTCGTTGTAGTTATTGATATAGCGAACCGTTTCGTCATTCCGCGATTCAGTTTGGTACTTATAGCTGAAATTCGAAACGATACCAATTGGCAACTTATCCTGATTCAGTTGATCACTGTAACTGAAACTAATTTTCTGGCTTGGCATCGACTCAATATTCTTTGATGACCAATTACCATTTAAGTCGCTTACAATACCTGCAGCTTCTTGTTGAGAGGAAACCGTTCCGTCTTTTACATCCGCAGGCAAACTTCTAAGTCCATCATCATATCCAAGGAAATCAGTTTTACTACCGTTGTAACCTAAGTAATCTTTAAAAGTAGAAACTGAATTTAAACTCGTTGAATACGAGAATGACAAGTTCTTTTGGTCTGGAAACTCTTTGGTCGTGATTTTAACAGAACCACCTGAAAACTCTCCATATTGATCCGGTG harbors:
- a CDS encoding amidohydrolase family protein; translation: MKKLRKTFFPLLLILPMLFLSANVNAQSDPTAESPATRTYAIQNATIVQAPGNVIEGGTIVIENGLISAVGKNVNIPAYAEIIDGTDLFVYPGFIDGMAYTGAKRPEQPERPRNLFTPDPPNEYAGITPEKHVVDQIVIDDASISSMRKLGFTVSHTVPYGRMLPGSGALLLLTEKEHADLMLLQEDVSLYTQFAGAPGAYPGNTLGIMAKFRNLYRNAELSKQHSEMYASGPAGMERPTRDRTLEAFYPVVAKQKPIFYNANTALEARRAIRLKNELGFNLVIGNLQQGWDLVDAIKNSGTQVFMSLELPEEPKEAKEEDQTEEVKQLEERRMEFYKRYLTQYAEMKKAGVKFGFSTIDASAGKIKKNLKTLLDYGMTEDDLLAALTIDAAELLGINTITGSLEKGKLGNAVITKGAYFADDSQVKYVFVDGDKFDFEVKEKKANGENAAPANAEAIVGTWSYTVMSPEGEQGGKMIIRMEDGFLAGTLTSNDGSPDNDMQNISFRDGELNFEFSIDAGGQSVLVLVSGPVTGNEFDGEATVEQFNVSFPLRATKDEAK
- a CDS encoding amidohydrolase family protein; the protein is MKKSTLLIAFVLLVTSVVQAQVKKGDVLIKNATVITITNGTLENTDVLIRDGKIDKIGKSIKTPRGVEEVDATGKFVMPGILDAHSHIAGTSINEGTSQVTAEVTMEDVVNPMDVSIYRALAGGVTSIHLMHGSANVIGGQNETLKLRYGSTNPDDLRFEGAPRTIKFALGENPTRGGRARGIQPQSRMGVEAMLRNSFSEALVYKKKWDAYRKDKSSKKVAPEYNLRMETLVDILEGEILVHCHSYRADEIYMLLKVFSDFGIEKLTFQHANEAYKVAPELAEFGAGASVFADWWAYKLEVYYSTAYNAAILTKNGVNTSINSDSGELIRHLFHEAAKTQKYGQLSDNEALALITINPAKQLGIDHRVGSIEEGKDGDIAIFEGHPLSTYAIPVMTFVDGVKYFDRDNDVKDQRIYIDPESTIETVQIFDAHSQHRCMEDAEVVNFYDLFNNK
- a CDS encoding amidohydrolase family protein, producing the protein MKKFLSIVFVLTFIPLLTFGQIGQDVVRKARGAKFALTNAKIYTVTNGVIENGTIVINNGIIEAVGANINIPSDAEVINYNGQEIYPGMIDSGTQLGLSEIGSIAEAKDFREFGNITPQMQALTAVNPNSVAIPVTRVSGVTTALTMPSGGLLPGTAATINLFGYTPDQMFAGSKGIVMNFPSSANRGWRRRSPEELKKAQEKALETLNDTWDKAELYAKIQNTPEARYYPEMEALAKVVNGELNLYIEVDAAKDILAAIDWVKDRGYEKVVFTGVSEGWRVADEIAKAGIPVITGPVQSIPTRQSDAYDSAYRNPGVMQKAGVKVAIRSNDTENSRNLPYHAGFAAAYGMGREEALKAITINAAEIMGVGDQIGSIEVGKKANLFIATGDPFETATQIVDVFIDGYQVPMTSRHIELYEEFLNRTPGLNKHKAITDGQ
- a CDS encoding M28 family peptidase, yielding MNKNLLYLLPLGIFLLTTCSKKNTSPHHPIIEPYFTIIDQEFDESQALQTVAYVEQFFRVVGNEGFNKSIFYVEKELQSAGFVNEDVAEEDDRLTYRIEERPLERQTWEPVGASLSLEDGTEILNFETNRNMIAINSYSTGNPETYEVVNVGSGRELNFDQDIKGKVVFGETSVRYLFNEAVLKRGAAGVLAYRMPSYTNPEVNQTSIQFSGITLDEQSRSFGILLSYAAKEALLKSIENGDDQITVDITTNIYPSTELTVVAELKGSTHPDDRFVFSAHVQEPGANDNASGVGALTEVALTSARLFADGKINPERTITYLFGDEIISTRRFIEEDSVRAETIKWGMSLDMVGEDTEKTGGSFLIEKMPDPGAIWVRGNEKHTEWGGRILSKEDMMPHYFNDFVLNRFIEQGQAKNWTVNVNPYEGGSDHVPFLRNDIPGLLLWHFTDQFYHTDNDRIDKVSPQTLKNVGTGALITALTLTGSQEEAFNLVLSEIKEAALNRLNVEFELSKDELSNNGSIAEEKDILSTWSTWYQDSAERTIDILSNPSSAQIQQISEVVTAIQNEEQQLLNALEN
- the folE2 gene encoding GTP cyclohydrolase FolE2; the encoded protein is MITKSVKRFYDPTFTVSDDYKKSLPDLQNGPSSLIEGANVPIQQVGISNFKLPLHIKTREGAPLVLEVSVDGYVSLEAGKKGINMSRIMRTFYEFKDRVFTIDLLEEILKAYKTQLESQESFLRLSFSYPLLMESLRSGMEGYQYYDVAWEGRLDNYDRFTKHMHLNFVYSSACPCSYELAEHARETRGVAAIPHSQRSVAEITVALQDAFLVEDLVQICRNALKTETQVMVKREDEQAFAELNGAYQKFVEDAARLLYEELDSYNSIRDFVVRCAHLESLHSHDAVSRICKGLPNGLR
- a CDS encoding 6-pyruvoyl trahydropterin synthase family protein, with product MIFVTRKAHFNAAHRLHNPQKSDEWNKATFGKCNYPNWHGHNYVIKVTVAGTPDPETGYVIDLGELKEIIRVKITEPCDHRNLNLDVPFLEGILPTSENLVKAFYEQLKEEVEKVAADGAVLYSVKLYETERNIAEYCPYKAF
- a CDS encoding TonB-dependent receptor; the protein is MKYIKLLLIQLLVTLPVLVSAQETGQITGTIVDAETGETIIGASVAITGTTRGAISDLDGKYAIRKLDAGVYSLTISYISYTKQVITDIQVREGETVVINVALETEVANLDEVVVTAEAVQNGEAGLLSMQRKAVPVQDGISAEELSKSTDGNVGSAMKRVSGVTVVGGNDVYVRGLGNRYSNVQLNDSPIPSTNPNKKEAPVDILSSGIVDNIVVQKTFTPDQYGEFSGGSVKITTKEFPDQKNLSFSYSTSLNSVSTFKDYLGYNGSKTDFLGYDDGLRSLPADVKDGTVSSQQEAAGIVSDLNGNWSSKNIESMPSQKISFSYSDQLNQDKLPIGIVSNFSYKYQTESRNDETVRYINNYNETSDVVLLGSDYLRNTGVESTNLSAMMNVFIKPSSVTKIGLKNLYSNSSNNTYSVINGSYYNFDNDNRQTVAEFDRRAIYSSSLKLETYKQSLMESKLDLDLSYSKAVRDLPDRRTTQYGETDAGAYQVIFPFRGNTHFFSLQDDNNYSAKLDYEFKPLSPFTVKFGAFGLIKDRSFESYKLVYQDLGNNFPTDEKSMSPEQIFTAQNVEDGKLDLIESSSSRDSYEGYQELAAAYASVNWSPSEKWNIVTGLRVENSAQFINDEVLIDETDFLPAFNATYRLNDNTNIRGAVSITLARPEFRELSNFNFQDFVGGRTVYGNPGLERTKIQNYDLRIETYPNVGELLAFSVFYKQFENPIELFYRITQNNEVRYDNVDSAELYGVELEGRKNLTERLRFSTNLSYIISGVNYEDGAATGRQANSERAMFGQSPYTFNANAYYLLKNIDGELTLSYNTFGKRISAVGNNEQPDDEFEQPFHKLDLNFTKNLGKASLNASIENILGDHVEYKQGDVITNRYEVGTTFSIGFSYSFN